AACAGTACTTGTGCATCTATCTCCGAAGAAGATCTCGAAGAACTGATGACTTCCATCAAGAAAGATCCATATTTGAAACCTATTTTAGAAGATTGGTGGTCCAATCATAATGATGAGGTATTAAGTTATACTTTTGTCTGAGTTTAAGAGTTTAATAACTTGTCATTCTTAAAAATAACATGTATTAATTTGTTCTAAATATTGGTTCTTTTTAACTTGGGTCGACTGGTAGCATGTTTTTAGGTACTTGAATGATCCAGAGGTTTTTCAGAAGTTCGCGCAGGCAATGGGTTTTGGAGTTTTAGGAGACAATGTTAGTCCGGTTGAAGATAATGCATCGAATGCTGTTGCAGAAGATTATACTGACAAATAGGTTGAGGCAATTCTTATCAATAATTCGTTTTTTGAGCTATTTCATCTTTCCTTGTATATTGTAGCTTGTTTAAAATGCATATATTTTTGTGAGAGGAATACTGACAGCACCATGTCTGCCTGGTGCAAGAGCACCATGCATATATTACTTCCCTGGCATTAATTTTGCTTGATTTGCACTAATTTCTTAGACGACCTCGCATGTTAATTTTGAGATCGGTTGATTTTCTGGTTCagattcttttgttgttgttgtgtgcAAACTTCAAACGGTTATACCAGTGAAGAGAAAAGCATATTTTTGACTTGACCACAAATATGTCAGTTTTATCTGCTTTCTTTTTACTGGAAGCATATGAATAATTCTGTTTGTAAAAAGGGACAGTTAAGTTTTCCGCAATATTATATTGTATGTTGCCTGGGTAGTTTAAAATATTTGCACGAGAACGGTAAAAAGataatggaaggaagaaatcttcacttTGACTTGAATGCAGGAGATGTGATGTTGGTGAAAATTAAACCCAGCTGCACCACGTTGTTGGTGAAAATTAAACCCAGCTGCACCACGTTATAGCAGCAGTATGCTACTAGTTTAATTTCCTTCAACATCCTTTATCGATCGACATTATCTTttattataaaaataattaaaattaccAAATAAATGAATATTAAAAATACCAAATATTATTAATAAAACATTAACAATATATTATTAATAAAGATCAAAGATGTTGTGTTGTTCGGTGAGATTAATATCTATTTGCACGAGCATGGTAAAAAGCTAATAAACTTTTACCAAATTTTAATTCTCCCTCTCTGGTACTCTTGGTTTGTTAGATATTTGATTGAATTTATGATGATGATTAAGAAGGATTTTGATCATGAAGTAGTGGGAAACTAATAGTTTCTACTCActctattttctttgatttatttcttCATCATAATTTCTCTCTCTACACATGGTCAATATAAGACCATAGAGATAAGATGACATGTGGACATCTATTGTCCATACAATTCTACTACTACTTATATTCTTACACTCCTATTACATTTGAACATTACATTAACACTcaacaatctcctccttaatgTGATTGAAACTTGCCTTTGGGAAGTGCCTTGGTGAATATGTCTGCCAATTGGTCTTCCGTCTTGCAATACTTGAGTTCTATCTCACCATCTTCAACGGCTTCTCTAATGAAGTGATACTTGAGTTTGATGTGCCTTGCTCTACAAtgctcaaccgaatttttggacatAGCAATTGCGGATTTGTTGTCACAAAAAATTTCGGTGCACCCTTCTTGCTTCTCTTGAGTATCTTCCATGATTCTTCTTAGCCATACAACATGAGATGTAGCTATTGATGCCGAATTGTACTCCGCTTCTGTCGTGGATAGAGCTACGGCTTCTTGCTTCTTCGATGCCCAAGTAAATACGCCCGAACCAAAAGAAAAAGCATAC
This DNA window, taken from Papaver somniferum cultivar HN1 chromosome 3, ASM357369v1, whole genome shotgun sequence, encodes the following:
- the LOC113358822 gene encoding uncharacterized protein LOC113358822 is translated as MPVRVKKLIKKGKRRTERKRLDYRNSKSRKRLMKSLHQEEVEISKLEHDPSSNSTCASISEEDLEELMTSIKKDPYLKPILEDWWSNHNDEHVFRYLNDPEVFQKFAQAMGFGVLGDNVSPVEDNASNAVAEDYTDK